The Thermanaerothrix sp. genome window below encodes:
- a CDS encoding SDR family oxidoreductase: MKVLISGANRGLGLALTHHFLQEGHQVFATYRSKGAELTQLENRYQKNRQLITVCCDVAEEAQITQAKNELEQWTDALDILINNAA; the protein is encoded by the coding sequence ATGAAGGTGCTTATCAGCGGTGCCAACCGGGGCCTGGGACTTGCCCTCACCCATCATTTTTTACAGGAGGGGCATCAGGTTTTTGCCACCTACCGAAGCAAAGGCGCAGAGCTTACCCAGCTGGAAAACCGGTATCAAAAGAACCGTCAATTGATAACGGTCTGTTGTGACGTGGCAGAGGAAGCCCAGATTACACAGGCAAAAAACGAACTAGAACAGTGGACCGACGCACTGGATATCCTCATTAACAATGCGGCG